From Cellulomonas oligotrophica, a single genomic window includes:
- a CDS encoding DUF5703 family protein: MAVDQARAARTSAAQYEYRVVTIPRTTSRNDARRMLTDEAEYGRWELARTRLYAGGERRVWLRRKIIRVRSTMVETLG; this comes from the coding sequence ATGGCGGTGGACCAGGCGCGCGCCGCACGCACGAGCGCGGCGCAGTACGAGTACCGGGTCGTGACGATCCCCCGCACGACGTCGCGCAACGACGCCCGTCGCATGCTCACCGACGAGGCCGAGTACGGCCGCTGGGAGCTGGCGCGCACCCGCCTGTACGCGGGCGGCGAGCGGCGGGTGTGGCTGCGGCGCAAGATCATCCGGGTGCGCTCGACGATGGTCGAGACCCTGGGCTGA
- a CDS encoding M20/M25/M40 family metallo-hydrolase, with the protein MSGATAAGPSGPTAADEVVDVCRELIRFDTSNPGDGTGPGERAAAEYVVGLLQDVGLEPELFESAPGRANVVVRVEGEDSSRPALVVHGHLDVVPAHAPDWSVDPFAGELRDGLVWGRGAVDMKDMDAMVLTVVRQMAREGRRPARDLVVAMFADEEAGGRQGAHWAVEHRPELFAGATEAISEVGGFSVDVAGQRVYLLQTAEKGLAWLRLVASGRAGHGSQVHTDNAVVHLAEAVARIGAHAWPTHLTPTVRALLEGVAELTGLPFDPEDPAGLDALVDALGPAARFVGSTLRHSTNPTRLAAGYKENVVPGTATGVVDGRFLPGRSAEFDAQVAALAGPHVRVEDVVRDTGLEVPFEGDLVEAMVAAVTAEDPGAHVLPYMLSGGTDNKALARLGITGYGFAPLRLPADLDFAGMFHGVDERVPADALVFGTRVLDRLLRTC; encoded by the coding sequence ATGAGCGGCGCCACCGCCGCCGGACCGTCCGGGCCCACCGCCGCGGACGAGGTCGTCGACGTCTGCCGGGAGCTGATCCGCTTCGACACCTCCAACCCCGGCGACGGCACCGGGCCGGGGGAGCGGGCCGCCGCCGAGTACGTCGTCGGCCTCCTGCAGGACGTCGGCCTCGAGCCCGAGCTGTTCGAGTCCGCGCCCGGGCGGGCCAACGTGGTCGTCCGGGTCGAGGGCGAGGACTCCTCGCGCCCCGCGCTCGTGGTCCACGGGCACCTCGACGTCGTGCCCGCGCACGCCCCCGACTGGAGCGTCGACCCCTTCGCCGGCGAGCTGCGCGACGGCCTCGTGTGGGGCCGGGGCGCCGTCGACATGAAGGACATGGACGCCATGGTCCTGACCGTCGTGCGGCAGATGGCCCGCGAGGGCCGGCGCCCCGCCCGGGACCTCGTCGTCGCGATGTTCGCCGACGAGGAGGCCGGCGGCCGGCAGGGCGCCCACTGGGCCGTCGAGCACCGGCCCGAGCTGTTCGCCGGCGCCACCGAGGCGATCAGCGAGGTCGGCGGGTTCTCCGTCGACGTCGCCGGGCAGCGCGTCTACCTGCTGCAGACCGCCGAGAAGGGCCTGGCGTGGCTGCGCCTGGTCGCGTCCGGCCGGGCCGGGCACGGGTCGCAGGTGCACACCGACAACGCGGTGGTGCACCTGGCCGAGGCGGTCGCCCGCATCGGCGCCCACGCCTGGCCCACGCACCTGACGCCCACCGTGCGCGCCCTGCTCGAGGGCGTCGCCGAGCTCACGGGCCTGCCCTTCGACCCCGAGGACCCCGCGGGCCTGGACGCGCTCGTCGACGCCCTCGGCCCCGCCGCCCGGTTCGTCGGGTCCACCCTGCGGCACTCCACGAACCCCACGCGCCTGGCCGCCGGGTACAAGGAGAACGTCGTGCCCGGCACCGCCACCGGCGTCGTCGACGGACGCTTCCTGCCCGGCCGCTCGGCCGAGTTCGACGCCCAGGTCGCCGCGCTCGCGGGCCCGCACGTGCGGGTCGAGGACGTCGTGCGCGACACCGGCCTCGAGGTGCCGTTCGAGGGGGACCTCGTCGAGGCGATGGTCGCGGCCGTGACCGCCGAGGACCCGGGGGCGCACGTGCTGCCGTACATGCTCTCCGGCGGCACGGACAACAAGGCGCTCGCGCGCCTGGGCATCACCGGCTACGGCTTCGCGCCGCTGCGCCTGCCCGCGGACCTGGACTTCGCCGGCATGTTCCACGGCGTCGACGAGCGCGTGCCGGCCGACGCGCTCGTCTTCGGCACCCGGGTGCTCGACCGGCTGCTGCGCACCTGCTGA
- a CDS encoding M3 family metallopeptidase, which yields MTSPELELDPTNPFAHASSLPYGLPDFRAIREEHHRPALLAGMAQQRAEVEAIATDPAEPTVENTLVALERSGRLLHRAATVFYNQSSADSTPGLDAVEEEVAPLLAEHSDAIWLDPRLHARIEALAARVEAGEITLEPDTAWLLHRTRTRFQRAGVGLEPAAQARLREINGRITSLDAQFGRLLLAATNAAAVLVTDPAELDGLPQDAQDAAAQAAAAAGHPGAWLIELQLPTQQSVLASLRHRGLRERVFTASATRGATGGEHDTRATLLELARLRAERARLLGYEHHAAYVAADATAKDAQAVADILGRLAPAAVANARAEAADLEAALQADHPGAALEPWDWQYYAERVRAERRSLDDSALRPYLEMERVLTEGVFGAATALYGLTFAERGDLPGYHPDVRVYEVFDADGTGLGLFLADYWTRPSKRGGAWMNNLVDQSTLLGEPPVVVNNLNVPKPPPGQPTLLTWDEVITAFHEFGHALHGLLSDVRYPSQSGTEVPRDFVEYPSQVNEMWAWDPAVLARFAVHHETGEPMPTAWVETLLAARQDGEGFATTEYLAAALLDQAWYRLAPEDVPTDPEQVLAFEAAALREAGVDLRTVPPRYRTTYFNHVFGSGYSAGYYSYIWSEVLDADTVTWFAENGGLRRENGDAFRAKLLGRGGSVDPMEAFADLRGRAPRIEPLLERRGLTGAEAR from the coding sequence ATGACGTCTCCCGAGCTCGAGCTCGACCCGACCAACCCGTTCGCCCACGCCTCGTCCCTGCCCTACGGCCTGCCCGACTTCCGGGCGATCCGCGAGGAGCACCACCGGCCCGCCCTCCTGGCCGGGATGGCCCAGCAGCGCGCCGAGGTCGAGGCCATCGCCACCGACCCGGCCGAGCCCACGGTCGAGAACACGCTCGTCGCGCTCGAGCGCTCGGGCCGCCTGCTGCACCGCGCCGCCACGGTCTTCTACAACCAGTCCAGCGCGGACTCCACACCGGGCCTGGACGCCGTCGAGGAGGAGGTCGCCCCGCTGCTGGCCGAGCACTCCGACGCGATCTGGCTCGACCCGCGCCTGCACGCCCGGATCGAGGCGCTCGCCGCCCGCGTCGAGGCCGGCGAGATCACCCTCGAGCCCGACACCGCCTGGCTCCTGCACCGCACCCGCACCCGCTTCCAGCGTGCCGGCGTGGGCCTGGAGCCCGCCGCACAGGCCAGGCTGCGCGAGATCAACGGGCGCATCACGTCGCTCGACGCCCAGTTCGGCCGGCTGCTGCTCGCCGCGACCAACGCCGCCGCCGTGCTCGTCACCGACCCCGCCGAGCTCGACGGGCTGCCGCAGGACGCCCAGGACGCGGCCGCGCAGGCCGCCGCGGCCGCCGGGCACCCCGGCGCGTGGCTGATCGAGCTGCAGCTGCCCACGCAGCAGTCCGTGCTGGCGTCCCTGCGCCACCGCGGCCTGCGCGAGCGTGTGTTCACCGCGTCCGCGACCCGCGGGGCCACCGGCGGGGAGCACGACACCCGCGCCACGCTGCTCGAGCTCGCCCGGCTGCGCGCGGAGCGGGCCCGCCTGCTCGGCTACGAGCACCACGCCGCCTACGTGGCCGCCGACGCCACCGCCAAGGACGCGCAGGCCGTCGCGGACATCCTCGGCCGGCTCGCGCCCGCCGCCGTGGCCAACGCCCGCGCCGAGGCCGCCGACCTCGAGGCCGCGCTCCAGGCCGACCACCCCGGGGCCGCGCTCGAGCCCTGGGACTGGCAGTACTACGCCGAGCGCGTGCGCGCCGAGCGCCGCTCCCTCGACGACAGCGCCCTGCGCCCCTACCTGGAGATGGAGCGCGTCCTGACCGAGGGTGTCTTCGGCGCCGCCACGGCCCTGTACGGCCTGACGTTCGCCGAGCGCGGCGACCTGCCCGGCTACCACCCCGACGTGCGGGTCTACGAGGTCTTCGACGCCGACGGCACCGGCCTGGGCCTGTTCCTCGCCGACTACTGGACGCGCCCGTCCAAGCGCGGCGGCGCGTGGATGAACAACCTCGTCGACCAGTCGACCCTGCTGGGCGAGCCGCCCGTCGTCGTCAACAACCTCAACGTGCCCAAGCCCCCGCCCGGCCAGCCCACGCTGCTGACCTGGGACGAGGTCATCACCGCGTTCCACGAGTTCGGGCACGCGCTGCACGGGCTGCTCTCGGACGTGCGGTACCCCTCGCAGTCCGGCACCGAGGTGCCCCGCGACTTCGTCGAGTACCCCTCGCAGGTCAACGAGATGTGGGCGTGGGACCCGGCCGTGCTCGCCCGGTTCGCCGTGCACCACGAGACCGGCGAGCCCATGCCCACGGCCTGGGTCGAGACGCTGCTGGCCGCCCGCCAGGACGGCGAGGGCTTCGCCACCACCGAGTACCTCGCCGCCGCGCTGCTGGACCAGGCCTGGTACCGGCTGGCCCCCGAGGACGTGCCGACCGACCCCGAGCAGGTGCTGGCGTTCGAGGCCGCCGCGCTGCGCGAGGCCGGCGTCGACCTGCGCACCGTCCCGCCGCGGTACCGCACGACGTACTTCAACCACGTCTTCGGCAGCGGGTACTCCGCCGGGTACTACTCGTACATCTGGTCCGAGGTCCTCGACGCCGACACCGTCACCTGGTTCGCCGAGAACGGCGGCCTGCGCCGCGAGAACGGCGACGCGTTCCGCGCGAAGCTCCTCGGGCGCGGCGGCTCCGTCGACCCCATGGAGGCGTTCGCCGACCTGCGCGGGCGTGCCCCCCGCATCGAGCCCCTGCTTGAGCGGCGCGGGCTGACCGGGGCCGAGGCCCGATGA
- a CDS encoding NAD-dependent epimerase/dehydratase family protein translates to MGRALVVGGTGQIGRAVVPALTADGWQVDVLTRDPARHGPWLAGAGATPVPGDRRDATALVDALRGGVDLLVDVVAFDDRDATPFLDRPGAVGAAVVVSSAAVYVDPDGHGFETERFAAFDGPVGEDAGTVAPGRGSYARGKVALEHAWRGSPVPTTVLRPAAVHGPWSAQPREWLLVRRALDGRDVRLLAHDGRSRFATTAAAAVGALVAAAAAEPADRVLNVADADAPTVAEIARAVDAALGVTSRVVGLPGPPRGDLGRTPWSVPHDLVLGTDRARALLPAPPVPYAQAVVPAVRWLAARGRDATYPGFARLEGGGDLFDYAAEDAWLAQHDDGRDL, encoded by the coding sequence ATGGGGCGTGCGCTCGTCGTCGGCGGCACCGGGCAGATCGGCCGGGCCGTCGTGCCCGCGCTCACCGCCGACGGGTGGCAGGTCGACGTCCTCACGCGCGACCCCGCCCGGCACGGACCCTGGCTCGCCGGGGCGGGAGCCACGCCCGTGCCGGGCGACCGGCGCGACGCCACGGCGCTCGTCGACGCGCTGCGCGGCGGCGTCGACCTGCTCGTCGACGTCGTCGCGTTCGACGACCGGGACGCCACCCCGTTCCTCGACCGGCCCGGGGCCGTCGGCGCCGCGGTCGTGGTCTCGAGCGCCGCCGTGTACGTCGACCCCGACGGCCACGGCTTCGAGACCGAGCGGTTCGCCGCGTTCGACGGCCCCGTCGGCGAGGACGCCGGCACCGTCGCGCCCGGGCGCGGCTCGTACGCCCGGGGCAAGGTCGCGCTCGAGCACGCGTGGCGGGGCTCGCCCGTGCCGACCACGGTGCTGCGCCCTGCCGCCGTGCACGGGCCGTGGAGCGCGCAGCCCCGCGAGTGGCTGCTGGTCCGGCGCGCCCTCGACGGCCGGGACGTCCGGCTGCTCGCGCACGACGGGCGCAGCCGCTTCGCCACCACGGCGGCGGCCGCCGTGGGTGCGCTCGTCGCGGCGGCCGCCGCCGAGCCCGCCGACCGGGTCCTCAACGTCGCCGACGCCGACGCCCCGACGGTCGCGGAGATCGCGCGGGCCGTCGACGCCGCGCTCGGCGTCACGTCGCGGGTGGTCGGGCTGCCCGGACCGCCGCGCGGGGACCTCGGCCGCACGCCCTGGTCCGTGCCGCACGACCTCGTGCTCGGCACCGACCGGGCGCGGGCGCTGCTGCCCGCACCGCCCGTGCCGTACGCGCAGGCCGTCGTACCCGCGGTGCGCTGGCTGGCCGCGCGCGGCCGGGACGCCACGTACCCGGGGTTCGCGCGCCTCGAGGGCGGCGGCGACCTGTTCGACTACGCCGCCGAGGACGCGTGGCTCGCGCAGCACGACGACGGGCGTGATCTGTGA
- the ald gene encoding alanine dehydrogenase, with protein MRVGVPREVKNREYRVAITPAGVHQLVRAGHEVIVETGAGTGSAITDEAYAAAGATVVPTAADAWAAELVCKVKEPVASEYHHLREDLVLFTYLHLAADQAGTDALLAAGTTSIAYETVQLPDGSLPLLAPMSEVAGRLATQVGAYHLMRNEGGRGVLLGGVPGVDAAKVVVLGGGVVGTHAAEIALGMRADVTILDLSVPRLRELDVAFGGHVRTLASSAWAVEDELRTADLVVGAVLLPGARAPRLVSNELVAAMRPGSVLVDVAVDQGGCFEDTRATTHDDPTYRVHDSVFYCVANMPGAVPVTSTRALTNVTLPYLAALANHGWQGATVRDAALAGGLTTHAGRLLSAAVADAHGYRVDALGADLPTGVPEPARA; from the coding sequence ATGCGCGTCGGCGTCCCCCGCGAGGTCAAGAACCGCGAGTACCGCGTCGCCATCACCCCGGCCGGCGTCCACCAGCTCGTCCGCGCCGGCCACGAGGTCATCGTCGAGACCGGGGCCGGCACCGGTTCCGCCATCACCGACGAGGCCTACGCCGCCGCCGGCGCCACCGTCGTGCCCACCGCCGCCGACGCGTGGGCCGCCGAGCTGGTCTGCAAGGTCAAGGAGCCCGTCGCCTCCGAGTACCACCACCTGCGCGAGGACCTCGTGCTGTTCACCTACCTGCACCTGGCCGCCGACCAGGCCGGCACCGACGCGCTGCTGGCCGCGGGCACCACGTCGATCGCCTACGAGACCGTGCAGCTCCCCGACGGGTCGCTGCCGCTGCTGGCCCCCATGAGCGAGGTCGCCGGGCGCCTGGCCACCCAGGTCGGCGCCTACCACCTCATGCGCAACGAGGGCGGGCGCGGCGTCCTGCTCGGTGGTGTGCCGGGCGTCGACGCCGCCAAGGTCGTCGTGCTCGGCGGCGGCGTCGTCGGCACCCACGCCGCCGAGATCGCGCTGGGCATGCGCGCCGACGTGACGATCCTCGACCTGTCCGTCCCGCGCCTGCGCGAGCTCGACGTGGCGTTCGGCGGGCACGTGCGCACGCTCGCGTCGTCCGCGTGGGCCGTCGAGGACGAGCTGCGCACCGCCGACCTCGTCGTCGGTGCCGTCCTCCTGCCCGGCGCCCGCGCGCCGCGGCTGGTCAGCAACGAGCTCGTCGCCGCCATGCGCCCGGGCTCCGTGCTCGTCGACGTCGCGGTCGACCAGGGCGGCTGCTTCGAGGACACCCGCGCCACGACCCACGACGACCCGACCTACCGGGTGCACGACTCGGTCTTCTACTGCGTCGCGAACATGCCCGGCGCCGTCCCCGTGACGTCCACGCGCGCGCTGACCAACGTCACCCTGCCGTACCTCGCCGCGCTGGCGAACCACGGCTGGCAGGGCGCGACCGTCCGCGACGCCGCCCTCGCGGGCGGGCTCACGACGCACGCCGGGCGCCTGCTCAGCGCCGCCGTCGCCGACGCGCACGGCTACCGGGTCGACGCCCTCGGTGCCGACCTGCCGACCGGTGTGCCGGAGCCCGCCCGGGCGTAG
- a CDS encoding Lrp/AsnC family transcriptional regulator, whose protein sequence is MSAQTSVGAGSSGAARRTPFGAARRTAFGTPPVPAAGVPLDDVDRAILRALEADGRMSNKDLADRVGVAASTCHARVAALRARGVLRGFHADVSPEALGRGLQAIIAVRLQAAARARLGAFARGLAERPEVRDVYLLGGAEDVLVHVAVQDSPALRAFVVEHLSTRHEVAHTQTSLVFEHLHAPTVTR, encoded by the coding sequence ATGTCCGCACAGACGTCGGTCGGAGCAGGGTCCAGCGGCGCTGCGCGCCGAACGCCGTTCGGCGCTGCGCGCCGAACGGCGTTCGGCACGCCGCCCGTCCCGGCCGCGGGTGTCCCCCTCGACGACGTCGACCGGGCGATCCTGCGTGCCCTCGAGGCCGACGGCCGCATGTCGAACAAGGACCTCGCCGACCGGGTGGGCGTCGCCGCGTCCACCTGCCACGCCCGCGTCGCGGCGCTGCGCGCCCGCGGGGTGCTGCGCGGGTTCCACGCCGACGTGTCCCCCGAGGCGCTGGGTCGCGGGCTGCAGGCGATCATCGCCGTGCGCCTGCAGGCCGCCGCGCGGGCCCGGCTCGGCGCGTTCGCCCGTGGCCTGGCCGAGCGGCCCGAGGTGCGCGACGTGTACCTGCTCGGCGGGGCCGAGGACGTGCTCGTGCACGTGGCCGTGCAGGACTCCCCCGCGCTGCGCGCCTTCGTCGTGGAGCACCTGAGCACCCGCCACGAGGTCGCCCACACGCAGACCTCGCTCGTCTTCGAGCACCTGCACGCCCCCACGGTGACGCGATGA
- a CDS encoding fructosamine kinase family protein has translation MTGHHRKARAGAPAGFFRCEAAGLRWLRVPGGVPVVEVLDVAEDRLDLVRLDEVAPTPRAAAELGARLAVTHDAGADAFGAPPAGWTGDGWFGPLSDPLPMAAAAETSWGRFLADHRLAPVLDRLRGDLDTDDRRAADVLLDRLRAGTWDDADPPARLHGDLWSGNVLWTATGATLIDPAAHGGHRETDLAMLALFGLPHLDVVLDAYTAAHPLTPGWRQRVGLHQLYPVAVHAALFGGGYVGQTRRLLHTWARG, from the coding sequence GTGACCGGCCACCACCGCAAGGCCCGCGCGGGCGCACCGGCCGGGTTCTTCCGCTGCGAGGCGGCGGGCCTGCGGTGGCTGCGCGTGCCCGGCGGCGTCCCGGTGGTCGAGGTCCTCGACGTCGCCGAGGACCGTCTCGACCTGGTCCGGCTCGACGAGGTCGCGCCCACCCCGCGCGCGGCGGCAGAGCTCGGGGCCCGGCTCGCCGTGACGCACGACGCCGGCGCCGACGCGTTCGGCGCCCCGCCCGCCGGCTGGACGGGCGACGGCTGGTTCGGGCCCCTGTCCGACCCGCTGCCGATGGCGGCAGCCGCGGAGACGTCGTGGGGCCGCTTCCTGGCCGACCACCGGCTCGCCCCCGTGCTGGACCGCCTGCGCGGGGACCTCGACACCGACGACCGGCGGGCGGCGGACGTGCTGCTCGACCGGCTGCGCGCCGGGACGTGGGACGACGCGGACCCGCCGGCGCGCCTGCACGGCGACCTGTGGTCGGGCAACGTCCTGTGGACGGCGACGGGCGCGACCCTGATCGACCCCGCCGCCCACGGCGGCCACCGCGAGACCGACCTGGCGATGCTGGCGCTCTTCGGGCTGCCGCACCTCGACGTCGTGCTCGACGCGTACACGGCCGCGCACCCCCTGACGCCGGGCTGGCGGCAGCGGGTCGGGCTGCACCAGCTCTACCCGGTGGCGGTGCACGCGGCGCTCTTCGGCGGCGGCTACGTCGGTCAGACCCGCCGCCTCCTGCACACGTGGGCACGCGGCTGA
- a CDS encoding alpha/beta fold hydrolase produces MTSPVPVVLVHGTRTSSAIWHAQVAALEAAGHPTTTIDLPGHGDRTGERFTWEGAVAAIDAAVDAHDAPPLLVGLSLGGYLSLAYAGRHGHRLAGLMLAGCSTEVRGKPVGLYRDAAHHVTRTLGLGQGSWHVVTDMLTAIAGYSPLTDLRRLRVPLWVVNGRRDPLRLDERRFLRAAPGARLTVVPGAGHDVNSHAPTAFNRVLVEALRELTHGVLPALSPRVARRARALTPAALLPAGRLPAPRLPRVPLPV; encoded by the coding sequence GTGACCTCCCCGGTGCCCGTCGTGCTGGTGCACGGCACCCGCACGTCGTCCGCGATCTGGCACGCCCAGGTCGCCGCGCTGGAGGCCGCCGGGCACCCGACCACGACGATCGACCTGCCGGGGCACGGCGACCGCACGGGCGAGCGGTTCACCTGGGAGGGTGCCGTCGCCGCCATCGACGCCGCCGTCGACGCGCACGACGCACCCCCGCTGCTCGTGGGGCTCTCGCTCGGCGGGTACCTGTCCCTGGCCTACGCCGGACGCCACGGCCACCGGCTCGCGGGCCTCATGCTCGCCGGCTGCTCCACGGAGGTCCGCGGCAAGCCCGTCGGCCTGTACCGCGACGCCGCCCACCACGTGACCCGCACGCTCGGCCTCGGCCAGGGCAGCTGGCACGTGGTCACCGACATGCTCACCGCCATCGCCGGGTACTCCCCGCTCACCGACCTGCGCCGCCTGCGCGTGCCGCTGTGGGTGGTCAACGGCCGGCGCGACCCCCTGCGCCTGGACGAGCGCCGCTTCCTGCGCGCCGCCCCCGGCGCACGCCTCACCGTGGTCCCCGGTGCCGGTCACGACGTGAACAGCCACGCGCCCACGGCGTTCAACCGGGTGCTCGTCGAGGCGCTGCGCGAGCTGACGCACGGCGTCCTGCCCGCCCTGTCGCCCCGCGTCGCGCGCCGCGCCCGTGCCCTGACCCCGGCCGCCCTGCTCCCCGCGGGACGCCTGCCGGCGCCGCGCCTGCCCCGCGTCCCGCTGCCCGTCTGA
- a CDS encoding ClpP family protease has product MTHDTPPLRTTDDELTARLLFRRVLVLGTALDETNGTRLCSQLLLLSAEDPRTDISLWIHSPGGSIHAMLAIHDLMRAIPNDVRTVALGMAASAGQFLLSAGTPGKRYALPHARVLMHQGSAGIGGSAVDVELQADDLRHTRDTVLGLIARDTGQSPERVHEDSLRDRWYTADEALAYGFVDHVVDDVSALLPPVAGTAGLGVR; this is encoded by the coding sequence ATGACGCACGACACCCCGCCCCTGCGCACCACCGACGACGAGCTCACGGCCCGGCTGCTGTTCCGCCGGGTGCTGGTGCTCGGCACCGCCCTGGACGAGACCAACGGCACGCGGCTGTGCTCGCAGCTGCTGCTGCTGTCCGCCGAGGACCCCCGCACCGACATCAGCCTGTGGATCCACTCCCCCGGCGGGTCGATCCACGCGATGCTCGCGATCCACGACCTCATGCGCGCGATCCCCAACGACGTGCGGACCGTGGCGCTCGGCATGGCCGCGAGCGCCGGCCAGTTCCTGCTCTCCGCGGGCACCCCGGGCAAGCGGTACGCGCTGCCGCACGCCCGGGTGCTCATGCACCAGGGGTCGGCAGGCATCGGCGGCTCGGCCGTCGACGTCGAGCTGCAGGCCGACGACCTGCGCCACACGCGGGACACGGTGCTGGGCCTGATCGCCCGGGACACGGGGCAGAGCCCGGAGCGGGTGCACGAGGACTCGCTGCGGGACCGCTGGTACACCGCGGACGAGGCGCTGGCGTACGGGTTCGTCGACCACGTCGTCGACGACGTGTCGGCGCTGCTGCCGCCCGTGGCGGGCACGGCCGGGCTGGGGGTGCGGTGA
- a CDS encoding ClpP family protease: protein MSQYTIPYVVERRAGSERTVDVFSRLLSERIVYLGTEIDDGVANVLVAQLLHLESEDPDKPIQLYVNSPGGSTSAMLAVYDAMQYVRPPVATTCVGQAASTAAVLLAGGTAGQRAILAHGRVVLHQPTTRGQGPIPDLILAADELVRVRAQLEEVLAHHTGKDLATLRRDTDRDLVLTAEQAVAYGIADHVVAARV, encoded by the coding sequence ATGAGCCAGTACACGATCCCGTACGTGGTGGAGCGGCGCGCCGGGTCGGAGCGCACGGTCGACGTGTTCAGCCGGCTGCTGTCCGAGCGCATCGTGTACCTCGGCACCGAGATCGACGACGGCGTCGCGAACGTGCTGGTCGCCCAGCTGCTGCACCTGGAGTCGGAGGACCCGGACAAGCCGATCCAGCTGTACGTGAACTCCCCGGGCGGGTCGACGTCGGCGATGCTCGCCGTGTACGACGCGATGCAGTACGTGCGCCCGCCGGTCGCCACGACGTGCGTGGGGCAGGCCGCGTCGACGGCCGCGGTGCTGCTGGCGGGCGGGACGGCCGGGCAGCGGGCGATCCTCGCGCACGGCCGCGTGGTCCTGCACCAGCCGACGACGCGCGGCCAGGGGCCGATCCCGGACCTCATCCTGGCCGCGGACGAGCTGGTGCGGGTGCGCGCGCAGCTGGAGGAGGTGCTGGCCCACCACACGGGCAAGGACCTGGCGACGCTGCGCCGCGACACCGACCGTGACCTCGTGCTGACGGCCGAGCAGGCCGTGGCGTACGGGATCGCCGACCACGTGGTGGCGGCGCGGGTCTGA
- a CDS encoding helix-turn-helix domain-containing protein — MTSPAAPPARPTSAWRRTIGRLLRRAREEQGLRLADVAERARLSPQYLSEVERGLKEPSSEVLAALTGALGVTLADLALALGSELEQRRAPVRVLHLTSQGGSSSVVGAGPVGASAWGPDVVALAA, encoded by the coding sequence ATGACCTCTCCCGCTGCGCCACCCGCCCGTCCGACGAGCGCCTGGCGCCGCACGATCGGGCGGCTGCTGCGCCGTGCGCGCGAGGAGCAGGGGCTGCGGCTGGCCGACGTGGCGGAGCGGGCCCGGCTCTCGCCGCAGTACCTCTCGGAGGTCGAGCGGGGGCTGAAGGAGCCGTCGTCGGAGGTGCTCGCGGCGCTGACCGGGGCGCTCGGCGTCACGCTCGCCGACCTGGCGCTGGCCCTGGGCAGCGAGCTGGAGCAGCGCCGCGCACCGGTGCGTGTGCTGCACCTCACGTCGCAGGGCGGATCGTCGTCCGTCGTGGGCGCCGGGCCCGTCGGGGCGTCCGCCTGGGGGCCCGACGTCGTGGCGCTCGCCGCCTGA
- a CDS encoding SRPBCC family protein, giving the protein MTPRSRHLSTVIARPVADVYAFVADPANLPRWAPGLGTSVVHDGDDWYVETPQGRARVRFAPLNPFGVLDHEVLTPTGQTVHVPLRAIADGDGCEVVFTLRPAPGMTDADLDRDEALVTADLARLREILEGAVPAGDAPR; this is encoded by the coding sequence ATGACTCCTCGCTCGCGGCACCTGAGCACCGTCATCGCGCGACCCGTCGCCGACGTCTACGCGTTCGTCGCCGACCCCGCCAACCTGCCCCGCTGGGCACCCGGGCTCGGCACGTCCGTCGTGCACGACGGCGACGACTGGTACGTCGAGACCCCGCAGGGTCGCGCCCGCGTGCGGTTCGCCCCGCTCAACCCCTTCGGGGTCCTCGACCACGAGGTGCTCACCCCGACCGGGCAGACCGTGCACGTCCCGCTGCGCGCGATCGCCGACGGGGACGGTTGCGAGGTGGTCTTCACCCTCCGCCCCGCACCGGGGATGACCGACGCCGACCTCGACCGGGACGAGGCCCTCGTCACCGCCGACCTGGCCCGTCTCCGCGAGATCCTCGAAGGCGCGGTACCGGCGGGCGACGCTCCGCGTTGA